A genome region from Natronosalvus rutilus includes the following:
- a CDS encoding electron transfer flavoprotein subunit alpha/FixB family protein: MSASDDANDTNDTNDTNGADDAGGIDLEAYADVWVFVEVHDGDVMAVSWELLEEGKKLTAKTGEDLVALVIGEDLDAVVREALERGADRVLVADDPVFEPYRADPYGAQFRAMVEERKPSIVLIGGTHTGRDFAGRVAVPTHAGLTADVTEIDVDDDGLLQARRPAFGGDILATILCEEHRPQMATVRPGVFEPGEPDLDGDFATVDEAITAVDVVVDESETISEVLERNVGDTTDITEADRIVAVGAGIEGDLEPAIDLAEALGAELVASRAAVDEGWVDGSRQVGQTGKTVRPELYVALGISGAIQHVEGMNKSGTVIAINTDPNAPIFEHADYGIVGDFADVCPRLAKSLRERDLAEVMP; the protein is encoded by the coding sequence ATGAGCGCTAGCGACGATGCCAACGACACCAACGACACCAACGACACCAACGGCGCCGACGATGCCGGCGGCATCGACCTCGAGGCCTACGCGGACGTCTGGGTATTCGTCGAAGTCCACGACGGCGACGTGATGGCCGTCTCCTGGGAGCTCCTCGAGGAGGGCAAGAAACTCACGGCAAAGACGGGCGAGGACCTCGTCGCGCTCGTCATCGGGGAGGACCTCGACGCCGTCGTTCGCGAGGCGCTCGAGCGAGGGGCCGACCGCGTGCTCGTCGCCGACGACCCGGTCTTCGAGCCCTATCGGGCCGATCCCTACGGCGCGCAGTTCCGGGCGATGGTCGAGGAGCGAAAACCGTCGATCGTCCTCATCGGGGGGACGCACACGGGCCGTGACTTCGCCGGACGAGTCGCCGTGCCGACCCACGCCGGGTTGACGGCCGACGTGACCGAAATCGACGTCGACGACGACGGCCTGTTGCAGGCGCGACGGCCCGCGTTCGGTGGCGACATCCTCGCGACCATCCTCTGTGAGGAACACCGTCCCCAGATGGCGACCGTTAGGCCGGGCGTCTTCGAGCCCGGCGAGCCGGACCTGGACGGCGACTTCGCGACTGTCGACGAGGCGATCACTGCAGTCGACGTCGTCGTCGACGAGTCCGAGACGATCAGCGAGGTTCTCGAGCGCAATGTCGGCGACACCACCGACATCACCGAGGCCGACCGTATCGTCGCCGTCGGTGCCGGGATCGAGGGCGACCTCGAGCCCGCAATCGACCTCGCGGAGGCCCTCGGCGCCGAACTGGTGGCGAGCCGTGCCGCCGTGGACGAAGGCTGGGTCGACGGATCGAGGCAGGTCGGTCAGACGGGCAAGACCGTCCGACCCGAGTTGTACGTCGCCCTCGGAATCAGCGGCGCCATTCAGCACGTCGAGGGGATGAACAAGTCGGGAACGGTGATCGCGATCAACACCGACCCGAACGCCCCGATCTTCGAACACGCGGACTACGGCATCGTCGGCGACTTCGCCGACGTGTGCCCGAGGCTCGCGAAGTCGCTTCGCGAGCGCGACCTAGCGGAGGTGATGCCGTGA
- a CDS encoding 2-oxoacid:ferredoxin oxidoreductase subunit beta, with product MSSQSEVRFTDFKSDKQPTWCPGCGDFGTMNGMMKALANTGNDPDNTFLVAGIGCSGKIGTYMHSYAIHGVHGRALPVATGVKMARPDIEVMAAGGDGDGYSIGAGHFVHATRRNVDMTYVVMDNRIYGLTKGQASPTSRSDFETSTTPEGSQQPPVNPLALALASGATFIAQSFASDAIRHAEIIEEAIEHDGFGFVNVFSPCVTFNDVDTYDYFRDSLVDLKEEDHDRHDYEAAKGVILDADKEYQGVMYQNENSIPYHERHGVTENMAEIPDGAPENAMDLVREFY from the coding sequence ATGAGTTCCCAATCAGAGGTACGATTCACCGACTTCAAATCCGACAAGCAACCGACCTGGTGTCCCGGCTGTGGCGACTTCGGGACGATGAACGGCATGATGAAGGCCCTCGCGAACACGGGCAACGATCCCGACAACACCTTCCTGGTGGCCGGCATCGGCTGCTCGGGGAAAATCGGGACCTACATGCACAGCTACGCCATCCACGGCGTCCACGGCCGGGCCCTGCCCGTCGCGACGGGCGTGAAGATGGCCCGACCCGACATCGAGGTCATGGCCGCCGGCGGCGACGGCGACGGCTACTCGATCGGGGCCGGCCACTTCGTCCACGCTACCCGGCGAAACGTCGACATGACCTACGTCGTCATGGACAACCGCATCTACGGGCTGACGAAGGGACAGGCCTCGCCGACCTCGCGATCCGACTTCGAGACGTCGACGACGCCCGAAGGGTCCCAGCAGCCGCCGGTCAACCCTCTCGCGCTCGCGCTCGCCTCGGGGGCGACGTTCATCGCCCAGTCGTTCGCCTCGGACGCGATCCGCCACGCCGAGATCATCGAAGAGGCCATCGAGCACGACGGTTTCGGCTTCGTCAACGTGTTCAGCCCCTGCGTGACGTTCAACGACGTCGACACCTACGACTACTTCCGTGACTCGCTCGTCGACCTGAAGGAGGAGGACCACGACCGCCACGATTACGAGGCGGCCAAGGGGGTCATCCTCGACGCCGATAAGGAGTACCAAGGTGTGATGTACCAGAACGAGAACTCGATTCCCTACCACGAGCGACACGGGGTTACCGAGAACATGGCGGAGATTCCGGATGGCGCGCCCGAGAACGCCATGGATCTCGTTCGCGAGTTCTACTGA
- the grpE gene encoding nucleotide exchange factor GrpE, which translates to MSEDEGATPTAQGVPAEGDAEPGTETDGDGSDADVDDERPEDRDENVEDSPDGEDENVEKDANEGTSNSASDGQGSAESTEPTAAPLEGDADEVPQTSDEIRDLLETLRGYDDEIARDVTSIVEMARELNGTVIDQREELEDLSERVEAQAETIGDLQDQLEEREEELADREATIEEHEEQIEDLKGHVKRTQADFQNYKKRAKKRQEQLKERATEDLVGRLVGVRDNLKRALSEESGDVETLREGVEMTLREFDRVLAEENVEEIDPEPGTEVDPQRHEVMVQIDSDQPEGTIAEVFTPGYEMSEKVIQNAQVTVSNGELEGEGDDASADADDADVDADDGSPDDESPGGDSDGSDDTGGSDGNDADEVSEEGEPAIDDESGETDASLDEDGDLENDRSDVDDAGNDDDAGNEDDDGDTGDSADETPDETDDAIELGGEVASEDDLDDAEQ; encoded by the coding sequence ATGAGCGAAGACGAGGGCGCAACCCCCACAGCCCAGGGCGTGCCTGCGGAAGGCGATGCCGAACCGGGGACCGAGACCGATGGCGATGGTTCGGACGCCGACGTCGACGACGAGCGTCCGGAGGACCGTGACGAGAACGTCGAGGACTCGCCTGACGGGGAGGACGAAAACGTCGAGAAGGACGCGAACGAGGGGACGTCGAATTCGGCGTCGGACGGTCAGGGGTCCGCAGAGTCCACAGAACCCACGGCAGCACCCCTCGAGGGCGACGCCGACGAAGTACCCCAGACCAGCGACGAGATCCGCGACCTGCTCGAGACCCTGCGGGGCTACGACGACGAAATCGCCCGCGACGTCACCTCCATCGTCGAGATGGCCCGCGAGCTGAACGGGACCGTCATCGACCAGCGCGAGGAACTCGAGGACCTGAGCGAGCGCGTCGAGGCCCAGGCCGAAACCATCGGCGACCTCCAGGACCAACTCGAGGAGCGTGAGGAGGAACTCGCCGACCGCGAGGCGACGATCGAAGAGCACGAAGAACAGATCGAGGACCTCAAGGGCCACGTCAAGCGGACCCAGGCGGACTTCCAGAACTACAAGAAGCGGGCGAAGAAGCGCCAGGAACAGCTCAAAGAGCGCGCGACCGAGGACCTCGTCGGGCGACTCGTCGGTGTTCGCGACAACCTCAAGCGAGCGCTTTCGGAGGAGAGCGGGGACGTCGAGACGCTGCGAGAGGGCGTCGAGATGACGCTTCGCGAGTTCGACCGCGTCCTGGCCGAGGAAAACGTCGAGGAGATCGATCCCGAACCGGGAACCGAGGTCGATCCCCAGCGTCACGAAGTCATGGTGCAAATCGACAGTGACCAGCCAGAGGGGACGATCGCCGAGGTGTTCACGCCCGGCTACGAGATGAGCGAGAAAGTGATCCAGAATGCCCAGGTGACGGTGAGCAACGGCGAACTCGAGGGCGAGGGCGACGACGCGAGTGCAGATGCGGACGACGCAGATGTGGACGCCGACGACGGCAGTCCTGATGACGAATCCCCCGGGGGCGACAGTGATGGCAGTGATGACACTGGCGGCAGTGACGGCAACGACGCCGACGAAGTCAGTGAGGAGGGAGAGCCAGCAATCGACGACGAATCGGGCGAAACTGACGCATCGTTGGACGAGGACGGCGACCTCGAGAACGATAGGAGCGACGTAGACGATGCGGGCAACGACGACGATGCAGGCAACGAGGACGACGATGGCGATACGGGCGATTCTGCGGACGAGACGCCCGACGAAACCGATGACGCGATCGAACTCGGGGGCGAAGTCGCCTCCGAGGACGACCTCGACGACGCCGAGCAGTAG
- a CDS encoding S8 family peptidase translates to MTTRRSLLQGLGALGATITFAGLASASDGQARYLARTTGDAADAVSAAGFDVRSSLANGRVLLATGPADATDDLESVSGVSLALRDLAFELETPALVEMADTENSTAVDQVYDQYLWDKQVQQVREAHDHATGAGQTVAIIDTGVDDTHPDLTVDTERSVSIIEGQVGDHTGDVGYHGTHVAGTTAANGSVGMLGTAPDATIVSIRVFGAEGGATFGDILTGMEYAAEIGADAANMSIGTDPIPPAANADQYRRIMEPIAQSVTSAGTLLVGSAGNSDANLQQSGLFTLPNSLSGVLSVSATAPNDERAFYSNYGSNEIAVGAPGGGYETLEKTLNEDPDEVEWPYPTNLVYSTVPGGYAWLAGTSMAAPQVTGLAGLVRELAPGSNTRRVWDAIAQGAEGTDGRSDPEFGAGRTNALKTVERL, encoded by the coding sequence ATGACGACACGACGATCACTCTTGCAGGGACTGGGTGCACTGGGTGCTACGATAACGTTTGCTGGACTCGCGAGCGCGAGCGACGGACAGGCGCGCTACCTCGCCAGGACAACGGGTGACGCGGCCGATGCCGTCTCGGCCGCCGGGTTCGACGTTCGCTCTTCACTCGCGAACGGCCGCGTGCTCCTCGCGACCGGGCCGGCAGATGCTACCGACGATCTCGAGTCCGTCAGCGGCGTCTCGCTCGCACTACGCGACCTCGCGTTCGAACTGGAGACGCCCGCCCTCGTCGAAATGGCGGACACGGAAAACAGCACGGCGGTCGATCAGGTCTACGACCAGTACCTCTGGGACAAACAGGTACAGCAGGTCAGGGAGGCCCACGATCACGCCACCGGCGCTGGTCAGACCGTCGCAATCATCGACACCGGCGTCGACGACACGCATCCGGATCTCACCGTCGACACCGAACGGAGCGTATCGATCATCGAGGGACAGGTCGGCGACCACACGGGCGACGTCGGGTATCACGGCACGCACGTGGCCGGGACGACGGCCGCCAACGGCAGCGTCGGCATGCTCGGTACGGCACCCGACGCGACTATCGTCTCGATTCGCGTCTTCGGCGCCGAGGGTGGGGCCACTTTCGGCGACATTCTTACCGGCATGGAGTACGCCGCGGAAATCGGTGCCGACGCCGCGAACATGAGCATCGGTACGGATCCGATCCCGCCGGCGGCGAACGCCGACCAGTATCGTCGGATTATGGAACCCATTGCCCAATCAGTCACGAGCGCCGGAACCTTACTCGTCGGCTCTGCGGGCAACTCCGATGCGAACCTCCAGCAGAGTGGCCTCTTCACGCTCCCCAACAGCCTTTCGGGGGTCCTCTCGGTGAGCGCGACGGCGCCGAACGACGAGCGCGCGTTCTACTCGAACTACGGGTCGAACGAGATCGCCGTCGGCGCGCCAGGCGGCGGGTACGAGACCCTCGAGAAGACCCTCAACGAGGACCCCGACGAGGTTGAGTGGCCGTATCCCACCAACCTCGTGTACTCGACCGTTCCCGGTGGCTACGCCTGGCTTGCCGGTACTTCTATGGCCGCCCCGCAGGTCACCGGCCTCGCCGGACTCGTTCGTGAACTCGCGCCCGGAAGCAACACTCGACGAGTCTGGGACGCAATCGCTCAGGGCGCCGAGGGAACGGACGGTCGAAGCGACCCCGAGTTCGGGGCCGGTCGGACGAACGCGCTGAAGACGGTCGAGCGCCTCTAG
- a CDS encoding 2-oxoacid:acceptor oxidoreductase subunit alpha, translated as MTEDLNWAIGGEAGDGIDSTGKIFAQALSRAGRHVFTSKDFASRIRGGYTAYKIRTSTDRVQSVVDRLDILVALTQRTIDENLDELHEGSAVIYDGERSWDAEIPDEITAVDVPLKSLAEEAGGAIMLNVVALGAACEITGFDVAYLDEALEKRFGGKGSKIVDNNKDAARKGRDYVRENYDLDLGYALETTDEDYVLLNGDEAIGMGALAAGCRFYAGYPITPATNVMEYLIGRIEQYGGHVVQAEDELSAINMALGAARGGARSMTATSGPGIDLMAETFGLVATSETPLVIVDVMRSGPSTGMPTKQEQGDLNMTLYGGHGEIPRFVVAPTTIDECFWKTVEAFNYAEKYQTPVYVVADLALAVTEQTFSPETFDMDAVEIDRGNLLEDDQVSEWLDDQGHFRAHAATEDGISPRAIPGMTDGAHMSTGLEHDELGRRTEDTEVRVEQVDKRNRKVETAKAEEEWDYREFGDEDADNLVVSWGSNEGALREAVALLEDEDVPVRVISVPYLFPRPDLNEEFEAADDVIVVECNATGQFADVLEHDTLQRVKRINKYTGVRFKADELAEEITAKLNEEVPAQ; from the coding sequence ATGACCGAGGACTTGAACTGGGCTATCGGAGGCGAGGCCGGGGACGGCATCGACTCCACCGGGAAGATCTTCGCCCAGGCACTCTCCAGGGCCGGACGACACGTCTTTACGTCAAAGGATTTCGCGTCGCGAATCCGGGGCGGCTACACCGCCTACAAGATACGCACCTCCACGGACCGCGTCCAGAGTGTCGTCGATCGGCTCGACATTCTCGTCGCGCTCACCCAGCGAACCATCGACGAGAACCTCGACGAACTCCACGAGGGCAGCGCCGTCATCTACGACGGCGAGCGCTCCTGGGACGCCGAGATTCCAGACGAGATCACTGCCGTCGACGTACCGCTCAAATCACTGGCCGAGGAGGCCGGCGGCGCGATCATGCTCAACGTCGTCGCCCTCGGAGCCGCCTGCGAAATCACTGGCTTCGACGTCGCCTACCTCGACGAGGCGCTCGAGAAGCGCTTCGGCGGGAAGGGCTCGAAGATCGTCGACAACAACAAAGACGCCGCCCGCAAGGGACGGGACTACGTCCGGGAGAACTACGACCTGGATCTGGGTTACGCCCTCGAGACGACCGACGAGGATTACGTCCTGCTCAATGGCGACGAGGCCATCGGGATGGGTGCGCTCGCCGCCGGCTGTCGCTTCTACGCCGGTTACCCGATCACGCCCGCGACGAACGTGATGGAGTACCTGATCGGGCGAATCGAACAGTACGGCGGCCACGTCGTCCAGGCCGAGGACGAACTCTCGGCGATCAACATGGCCCTCGGCGCGGCCCGCGGCGGCGCCCGGTCGATGACCGCGACTTCCGGCCCCGGCATCGACCTGATGGCCGAGACGTTCGGCCTCGTGGCGACCAGCGAGACGCCGCTGGTCATCGTCGACGTGATGCGCTCGGGCCCGTCGACGGGGATGCCGACCAAGCAGGAACAGGGCGACCTGAACATGACCCTCTACGGTGGCCACGGCGAGATTCCGCGCTTCGTCGTCGCCCCGACGACCATCGACGAGTGCTTCTGGAAGACCGTCGAGGCGTTCAACTACGCCGAGAAGTACCAGACGCCCGTCTACGTCGTCGCCGACCTCGCGCTGGCGGTCACCGAACAGACGTTCTCCCCCGAGACGTTCGACATGGACGCCGTCGAAATCGACCGCGGAAACTTGCTCGAGGACGACCAGGTCTCCGAGTGGCTCGACGACCAGGGCCACTTCCGCGCCCACGCCGCCACCGAGGACGGCATCAGTCCGCGCGCGATTCCCGGCATGACCGACGGCGCGCACATGAGCACGGGTCTCGAGCACGACGAACTCGGGCGCCGAACAGAGGATACCGAAGTCCGCGTCGAACAGGTCGACAAGCGCAACCGCAAGGTCGAGACCGCGAAGGCCGAAGAAGAGTGGGACTACCGCGAGTTCGGCGACGAAGACGCCGACAACCTCGTCGTCTCCTGGGGCTCCAACGAAGGCGCGCTCCGGGAAGCCGTCGCCTTGCTCGAGGACGAGGACGTCCCAGTCCGGGTCATCTCGGTGCCCTACCTCTTCCCGCGACCCGACCTGAACGAGGAGTTCGAGGCCGCCGACGACGTCATCGTCGTCGAGTGTAACGCGACCGGCCAGTTCGCCGACGTGCTCGAGCACGACACGCTCCAGCGGGTCAAGCGCATCAACAAGTACACCGGCGTGCGGTTCAAGGCAGATGAACTCGCCGAGGAAATTACTGCGAAACTGAACGAGGAGGTGCCAGCACAATGA
- a CDS encoding electron transfer flavoprotein subunit beta/FixA family protein translates to MTWTIVVGVKQVPDAKEVGIDPDTGRLDRANAPAVMNPPDRHALEAALSIKDVVDARVVAITMGPPMATPVLEEAVAMGCDDAVLITDRAFAGSDTWPTSLTLASAADTLGADVVVCGEETTDSSTGQVPPGIAAHNGWAQLTYVEDLEPRPDEDRLVAVRDVEGGYERVAAELPVVVAVAYGEFDPRPAGLHRKLYAENDFEPIEWTAADLGIEDEVGLDVSPTSVGGMETVDPVDRRGEVVDDVDELASRLAEVIA, encoded by the coding sequence ATGACCTGGACAATCGTCGTCGGCGTCAAGCAAGTACCCGACGCCAAGGAGGTGGGAATCGATCCCGACACCGGCCGGCTGGACCGGGCGAACGCCCCCGCCGTGATGAACCCGCCGGATCGGCATGCTCTCGAGGCCGCGCTCTCGATCAAAGACGTCGTCGACGCTCGCGTCGTGGCGATTACGATGGGGCCGCCGATGGCCACGCCGGTGCTCGAGGAGGCGGTCGCGATGGGCTGTGACGACGCAGTCCTCATCACGGACCGCGCGTTCGCGGGTAGCGACACCTGGCCGACGAGCCTGACCCTCGCGAGCGCGGCCGACACACTCGGGGCGGACGTCGTCGTCTGCGGTGAGGAGACCACCGATTCCTCGACGGGACAGGTCCCGCCGGGAATCGCGGCGCACAACGGGTGGGCGCAGTTGACTTACGTCGAGGACCTCGAGCCCCGCCCCGACGAGGACCGGCTGGTCGCGGTCCGCGACGTCGAAGGCGGCTACGAGCGGGTGGCTGCGGAGCTACCGGTGGTCGTCGCCGTCGCCTACGGCGAGTTCGACCCCCGTCCCGCCGGCCTTCACCGGAAACTCTACGCCGAGAACGACTTCGAGCCAATCGAGTGGACGGCCGCGGATCTGGGCATCGAAGACGAGGTCGGCCTCGACGTTTCGCCGACCTCCGTCGGCGGGATGGAGACTGTCGACCCCGTCGACCGACGCGGCGAGGTCGTCGACGACGTCGACGAGTTGGCCAGCCGCCTCGCGGAGGTGATCGCATGA
- a CDS encoding FAD-dependent oxidoreductase, protein MLDERAGDAALEAPNYDNEFDAIVVGAGLAGSAAALTMANRGLEPLLVERGSYPGAKNVFGGVLYTPTIRELVDLDAAPLERYVAEKRFSMLSHDDETAISLKPGEWHREPHNDSYTVYRGEFDEWFADQAVEAGATLVTETTVTGVIREGGDIVGVETDRPDGAIRAPYVVLAEGGNSLVSEGASLKSPESRENIAVAAKEVLEFPERSGVIEDRFRLVGDAGVSYQYFGEGAVGEAYGGGFIYTNGDTVSVGVAYSLEDAATKRQSPEETLNLFKSHPAVAPLLRGARTVEYGAKTIPEGGAESMPSLVHNGAVIVGDAAGLVLNNGVHLEGTNMAVESGYYAGTAIVEAAERGRTEASALESYSERLEDSFVVQNLERYAWLQDRVEEDRELLFEQLPRAIADASSEYFTMDRRPKEMHAKAAKQRVFDTLGGWKGATKLALRYRKLVK, encoded by the coding sequence CTGCTCGACGAGCGCGCGGGCGACGCCGCGCTCGAAGCGCCGAACTACGACAACGAATTCGATGCCATCGTCGTCGGGGCCGGCCTCGCCGGGAGCGCCGCCGCCCTGACGATGGCCAACCGCGGACTCGAGCCACTGCTCGTCGAACGCGGATCGTACCCGGGGGCGAAGAACGTCTTCGGTGGCGTCCTCTACACGCCGACGATCCGCGAGCTGGTCGACCTGGACGCGGCGCCCCTTGAGCGCTACGTCGCCGAGAAGCGCTTCAGCATGCTGAGCCACGACGACGAGACGGCAATCTCGCTCAAGCCCGGCGAGTGGCACCGCGAGCCGCACAACGACTCCTACACGGTCTACCGCGGCGAGTTCGACGAGTGGTTCGCCGACCAGGCCGTCGAGGCCGGGGCCACCCTCGTGACGGAGACCACCGTCACCGGTGTGATCCGTGAGGGAGGCGACATCGTCGGCGTCGAGACCGACCGCCCCGACGGTGCGATTCGGGCGCCGTACGTCGTGCTCGCCGAGGGCGGCAACTCGCTCGTGAGCGAAGGTGCTTCCCTCAAATCGCCTGAATCGCGCGAGAATATCGCTGTCGCCGCCAAAGAAGTCCTCGAGTTCCCCGAGCGATCGGGCGTGATCGAGGACCGGTTCCGGCTCGTCGGCGACGCCGGCGTCTCCTACCAGTACTTCGGCGAAGGAGCCGTCGGCGAGGCCTACGGCGGCGGGTTCATCTACACGAACGGCGACACGGTGAGCGTCGGCGTGGCCTACAGCCTCGAGGACGCGGCGACGAAGCGCCAGTCCCCCGAGGAGACGCTGAACCTGTTCAAGAGCCACCCGGCGGTCGCACCGTTGCTCAGAGGCGCCCGCACCGTCGAGTACGGCGCGAAGACGATCCCCGAGGGTGGGGCGGAGTCGATGCCCAGCCTCGTCCACAACGGGGCCGTCATCGTCGGCGACGCCGCCGGCCTCGTGCTCAACAACGGCGTTCACCTCGAGGGGACGAACATGGCCGTCGAGAGCGGTTACTACGCCGGCACGGCCATCGTGGAAGCGGCCGAGCGGGGTCGCACCGAGGCCTCGGCGCTCGAGTCCTATTCCGAACGACTCGAGGACTCATTCGTGGTCCAGAATCTCGAGCGGTACGCGTGGCTCCAGGACCGGGTCGAAGAGGATCGCGAACTCCTGTTCGAACAGTTGCCGCGAGCGATCGCCGACGCGAGTAGCGAGTACTTCACGATGGATCGACGACCGAAGGAGATGCACGCGAAAGCCGCGAAGCAGCGCGTCTTCGACACCCTCGGCGGGTGGAAAGGGGCGACGAAACTGGCCCTACGATACCGAAAACTGGTGAAATAA
- a CDS encoding DUF6517 family protein: protein MINRRSVLAGAGTGVLAATAGCLDFLLGNEPLEYTAEPVLPAEATLESTGYAEYQSGWQRVTEEAAGREIAASAWSVAYTNEVTIQGQSRDAAVFAAISMPEMSVGGKAMNPLADMDTDELLEELGGELEGEFDGLAEPQPTGESFALGILGANRTVDEFASEAQFEDERLEITLWVTKFTHDDDLIVLVGGFPTQLPDEGVYIEDLMRSVEHPASRDVPAPETDEGA, encoded by the coding sequence ATGATCAACCGGAGATCGGTCCTGGCTGGCGCCGGTACCGGGGTGCTCGCGGCGACGGCCGGCTGTCTCGACTTTCTGCTGGGAAACGAACCACTCGAGTACACCGCCGAACCGGTGCTCCCCGCCGAAGCGACCCTCGAATCGACGGGCTACGCCGAGTACCAGTCGGGCTGGCAACGCGTGACCGAGGAGGCTGCCGGCCGAGAAATCGCCGCCTCGGCCTGGTCGGTCGCGTACACGAACGAGGTGACGATACAGGGACAGAGCCGTGACGCCGCCGTCTTCGCCGCCATCTCCATGCCGGAGATGTCGGTCGGAGGAAAGGCAATGAACCCGCTCGCCGACATGGATACCGACGAACTGCTCGAGGAACTCGGCGGCGAACTCGAGGGTGAGTTCGACGGACTCGCCGAACCGCAACCGACGGGCGAGTCGTTCGCCCTCGGCATTCTGGGCGCGAACCGGACCGTCGACGAGTTCGCCTCCGAGGCCCAGTTCGAAGACGAACGCCTCGAGATCACCCTCTGGGTCACGAAATTCACTCACGACGACGACCTGATCGTGCTGGTCGGTGGCTTCCCGACGCAGCTTCCAGATGAGGGAGTCTACATCGAGGATCTAATGCGGTCGGTCGAACATCCGGCGTCTCGAGACGTGCCTGCACCGGAGACGGACGAGGGGGCCTGA
- a CDS encoding pyridoxal phosphate-dependent aminotransferase: MTAFSSRVEAVSISGIREVFEAAGEDAINLGIGQPDFPTPEHARQAAVDAIEAGKADAYTSNKGTLELREAISEKYDRDYGLDVDPGDAIVTAGGSEALHLALEAHVDPGQEVIFPDPGFVAYDALTRLASGTPKPVDLREDLTLDPTDVEDAITDDTAAFVVNSPGNPTGAVQSEADMREFARIADEHDVLCISDEVYEHIVFDGEHHSPMEFASTDNVVVVSACSKTYSMTGWRLGWVVGSNRRIERMLRVHQYCQACASAPAQYAAEAALTGPQDPVEEMVAAFEERRDVVVEGLEAAGLEVPTPKGAFYVMPKVPEGWCDEVLSRDVVVVPGEAFGENGAGYARLSYATSMDKLEEALEVIQEATEAVR, translated from the coding sequence ATGACGGCATTTTCCAGCCGAGTGGAGGCGGTGTCGATCAGCGGAATCCGCGAAGTGTTCGAAGCAGCGGGCGAGGACGCGATCAACCTCGGCATCGGACAGCCGGACTTCCCGACCCCCGAGCACGCTCGCCAGGCGGCCGTCGACGCTATCGAGGCTGGGAAGGCCGATGCCTACACCTCCAACAAGGGCACCCTCGAGTTGCGCGAGGCCATCTCCGAGAAGTACGACCGCGACTACGGCCTCGACGTCGACCCGGGCGACGCCATCGTCACCGCGGGCGGCAGCGAGGCACTCCACCTCGCGCTCGAGGCGCACGTCGACCCCGGTCAGGAGGTCATCTTCCCGGACCCGGGCTTCGTCGCCTACGACGCCCTGACCCGGCTCGCGAGCGGAACGCCGAAGCCGGTCGACTTGCGCGAGGACCTGACCCTCGACCCCACCGACGTCGAGGACGCGATCACCGACGACACGGCCGCCTTCGTCGTCAACAGTCCCGGTAATCCGACGGGGGCCGTCCAGAGCGAGGCCGACATGCGGGAGTTCGCCCGAATCGCCGACGAACACGACGTACTCTGCATCTCCGACGAGGTGTACGAACACATCGTCTTCGACGGCGAACACCACTCCCCGATGGAGTTCGCGAGTACCGACAACGTCGTCGTCGTCAGCGCGTGCTCGAAGACCTACTCGATGACCGGCTGGCGGCTAGGCTGGGTCGTCGGCTCGAACCGCCGCATCGAGCGCATGCTCCGGGTTCACCAGTACTGCCAGGCCTGTGCCTCCGCGCCCGCCCAGTACGCCGCCGAGGCCGCCCTCACGGGTCCACAGGACCCCGTCGAGGAGATGGTCGCCGCTTTCGAGGAACGTCGCGACGTCGTCGTCGAGGGTCTCGAGGCGGCCGGACTCGAGGTTCCGACGCCCAAGGGCGCGTTCTACGTGATGCCGAAAGTTCCCGAGGGCTGGTGCGACGAGGTCCTCTCCCGCGACGTCGTCGTCGTCCCCGGCGAAGCCTTCGGCGAAAACGGTGCGGGCTACGCCCGACTCTCCTACGCGACCAGCATGGACAAACTCGAGGAGGCTCTCGAAGTCATCCAGGAAGCGACCGAAGCTGTGCGGTAA
- a CDS encoding ferredoxin family protein, with the protein MSVSPQAPEIENDSMEDRLYTVKYEDPGDSHLDVKVASICADSCETADCVSICPADVWRREDGEGVPTIAYENCLECSSCRFACPYDNVSWEYPKTGAGVTYKRG; encoded by the coding sequence ATGAGCGTCAGCCCACAGGCACCCGAGATCGAGAACGATTCGATGGAAGACCGCCTCTACACGGTGAAGTACGAGGACCCCGGCGACTCACACCTGGACGTGAAGGTGGCGAGCATCTGCGCGGATTCGTGTGAGACCGCCGACTGCGTCTCCATCTGTCCCGCGGACGTCTGGCGGCGCGAAGACGGCGAGGGCGTGCCGACGATCGCCTACGAGAACTGCCTCGAGTGCTCGAGTTGTCGCTTCGCCTGTCCCTACGACAACGTCAGCTGGGAGTACCCGAAGACGGGAGCCGGCGTGACGTACAAACGCGGATAG